Proteins encoded within one genomic window of [Enterobacter] lignolyticus SCF1:
- the ugpA gene encoding sn-glycerol-3-phosphate ABC transporter permease UgpA produces the protein MSSSRPVFRSRWLPYLLVAPQLVITVIFFIWPAGEALWYSVQSVDPFGLSSHFVGLDNFTTLFRDSYYLDAFWTTIKFSSLVTFSGLLVSLFFAALVDYVVRGRRVYQTLMLLPYAVAPAVAAVLWIFLFNPGRGLVTHWLEGMGYYWNHAQNSGQAMFLVVFASVWKQISYNFLFFFAALQSIPRSLMEAAAIDGAGPVRRFFTISLPLIAPVSFFLLVVNLVYAFFDTFPVIDAATAGGPVQATTTLIYKIYREGFAGLDLSSSAAQSVVLMALVIVLTVVQFRYVESKVRYQ, from the coding sequence ATGTCTTCATCCCGTCCGGTGTTCCGATCCCGCTGGCTGCCCTATCTTCTGGTCGCGCCGCAGCTGGTCATCACCGTCATTTTCTTTATCTGGCCCGCAGGCGAGGCGCTGTGGTACTCGGTACAAAGCGTCGATCCGTTTGGGCTTTCCAGCCATTTTGTCGGCCTGGATAATTTCACCACGCTGTTTCGCGACAGCTACTATCTGGACGCCTTCTGGACCACCATCAAGTTCAGCAGCCTCGTGACGTTCAGCGGGCTTCTGGTCTCGCTGTTTTTCGCCGCGCTGGTGGATTATGTCGTGCGCGGCAGACGCGTTTACCAGACGCTGATGCTGCTGCCGTACGCCGTCGCCCCGGCGGTGGCCGCCGTGCTGTGGATCTTCCTGTTTAACCCGGGACGCGGTCTGGTCACGCACTGGCTGGAAGGCATGGGCTACTACTGGAACCACGCGCAAAACAGCGGCCAGGCGATGTTCCTGGTGGTATTCGCGTCGGTGTGGAAGCAGATTAGCTATAACTTCCTGTTTTTCTTCGCCGCGCTGCAGTCGATCCCGCGTTCGCTGATGGAGGCCGCCGCGATTGACGGCGCCGGGCCGGTGCGCCGCTTCTTTACGATTTCGCTGCCGCTGATAGCGCCGGTGAGCTTTTTCCTGCTGGTGGTGAACCTGGTGTACGCCTTCTTCGATACCTTCCCGGTGATCGACGCCGCGACGGCGGGCGGCCCGGTACAGGCCACGACCACGCTTATCTACAAAATCTACCGTGAAGGGTTCGCCGGGCTGGATCTCTCCTCCTCCGCGGCGCAATCGGTGGTGCTGATGGCGTTGGTGATTGTGCTGACGGTGGTGCAGTTCCGCTATGTGGAAAGTAAGGTGCGTTATCAATGA
- the livF gene encoding high-affinity branched-chain amino acid ABC transporter ATP-binding protein LivF: protein MEKVMLSFDKVSAHYGKIQALHEVSLHIKQGEIVTLIGANGAGKTTLLGTLCGDPRASSGRIVFDDKDITDWQTARIMREAVAIVPEGRRVFSRMTVEENLAMGGFFTDRAQYQQRIKWVYELFPRLWERRIQRAGTMSGGEQQMLAIGRALMSQPRLLLLDEPSLGLAPIIIQQIFDTIEQLRKEGMTIFLVEQNANQALKLADRGYVLENGHVVLEDTGDALLANEAVRSAYLGG from the coding sequence ATGGAAAAAGTCATGTTGTCTTTTGACAAGGTCAGCGCCCACTATGGCAAGATTCAGGCGCTGCACGAGGTCAGTCTGCACATCAAGCAGGGCGAAATCGTCACGCTTATCGGCGCTAACGGCGCCGGGAAAACGACGCTGCTCGGCACGCTGTGCGGCGACCCGCGCGCCAGCAGCGGACGTATTGTCTTTGATGATAAAGATATTACCGACTGGCAGACCGCCCGCATCATGCGTGAAGCGGTGGCTATCGTCCCGGAAGGGCGCCGCGTATTTTCCCGGATGACGGTGGAGGAGAACCTGGCGATGGGCGGCTTTTTTACCGACCGCGCCCAGTACCAGCAGCGCATCAAGTGGGTCTACGAGCTGTTCCCGCGCCTGTGGGAGCGCCGTATTCAGCGTGCAGGCACCATGTCCGGCGGCGAGCAGCAGATGCTGGCCATCGGCCGCGCGCTGATGAGCCAGCCCCGGCTGCTGCTGCTGGATGAGCCGTCGCTTGGGCTGGCGCCAATCATCATTCAGCAGATTTTCGACACGATTGAGCAACTGCGTAAAGAAGGGATGACCATCTTCCTGGTGGAGCAAAACGCCAACCAGGCGCTGAAGCTTGCCGATCGCGGCTACGTGCTGGAAAACGGTCACGTGGTGCTGGAGGATACCGGCGACGCGCTTCTGGCCAACGAAGCGGTGCGTAGCGCGTATTTAGGCGGTTAA
- the yhhY gene encoding N-acetyltransferase — MSDIVIRHVEASDADALRQINAHHDVYHSTLQIPHPSMDMWHERVMRKPGRRQLVACIDSNVVGHLVLDVMENPRRSHVATFGIGIAADVQNQGVGSALMREMINLCDNWLRIERIELTVFTDNATGIALYRKFGFEIEGTGKQFALRDGEYVDAYYMARVKPH; from the coding sequence ATGAGTGACATAGTGATACGCCACGTCGAAGCCAGCGATGCAGATGCCTTACGTCAGATTAATGCTCACCACGATGTGTATCACTCCACGCTACAAATTCCTCATCCTTCAATGGACATGTGGCATGAAAGGGTCATGCGCAAGCCCGGAAGACGGCAGCTAGTCGCATGCATTGATTCCAACGTGGTCGGGCATCTGGTGCTGGATGTCATGGAGAACCCTCGTCGTAGCCACGTCGCAACCTTTGGTATTGGCATTGCGGCAGATGTGCAAAATCAGGGCGTGGGCAGCGCGCTGATGCGAGAAATGATTAATCTTTGCGACAACTGGCTGCGCATCGAGCGCATCGAACTGACGGTGTTTACCGATAACGCTACCGGAATCGCTTTGTATCGCAAGTTCGGTTTCGAAATCGAAGGCACCGGCAAACAGTTTGCCCTGCGCGACGGTGAGTACGTGGACGCGTACTACATGGCGCGGGTGAAACCGCATTAA
- the ggt gene encoding gamma-glutamyltransferase → MMKPRFWRWVAIAALMAGGTFSVAANTPPPAAPPVSYGVEEDVFHPVRAAHGMVASVDAMATQVGVDILKQGGNAVDAAVAVGFALAVTHPQAGNLGGGGFMLLRTKDGKTTAIDFREMAPAQASRDMFLDAQGNPDSKKSLTSHLASGTPGTVAGFSLALEKYGTLPLNKVIRPAMTLAKEGFVVNDALADDLKIYGSEVIPQHDNSKAIFWKNGEPLKKGDRLVQANLAKSLELIAENGPDAFYKGPIADEIAAEMQKNGGLITKEDLAGYKAVERTPISGQYRGYEVYSMPPPSSGGIHIVEILNILENFDMKQYGFGSADAMQIMAEAEKHAYADRSEYLGDPDFVKVPWQALTNKAYAKAIAAEIDLNKAKPSNQIRPGKLAPYESNQTTHFSVVDKDGNAVAVTYTLNTTFGTGIVAGNSGILLNNEMDDFSAKPGVPNVYGLVGGDANAVGPKKRPLSSMSPTIVVKDGKTWLVTGSPGGSRIITTVLQMVVNTIDFGMNVAEATNAPRFHHQWLPDELRVEKGFSPDTVKLLEQKGQNVVVKEAMGSTQSIMAGPDGMLYGASDPRSVDDLTAGY, encoded by the coding sequence ATGATGAAACCAAGATTCTGGCGGTGGGTCGCCATTGCGGCATTAATGGCTGGCGGAACGTTCAGCGTGGCGGCCAACACGCCGCCGCCCGCAGCGCCACCGGTCTCCTACGGCGTTGAAGAGGACGTCTTTCACCCGGTTCGCGCCGCGCATGGGATGGTCGCTTCTGTCGATGCGATGGCGACCCAGGTTGGCGTCGATATCCTGAAGCAGGGCGGTAATGCGGTGGATGCCGCCGTGGCGGTTGGCTTCGCGCTGGCGGTGACCCACCCGCAGGCCGGAAACCTGGGCGGCGGCGGCTTTATGCTGCTGCGCACCAAAGACGGCAAAACCACGGCGATCGATTTTCGCGAAATGGCGCCGGCACAGGCCAGCCGCGATATGTTCCTCGACGCTCAGGGCAACCCTGACAGCAAAAAGTCGCTGACCTCGCATCTGGCCTCCGGGACGCCGGGGACGGTGGCCGGCTTCTCGCTGGCGCTGGAGAAATACGGCACGCTGCCGCTGAACAAGGTGATTCGCCCGGCGATGACGCTCGCCAAAGAGGGCTTTGTCGTGAACGATGCGCTGGCCGACGACCTGAAAATCTACGGCAGCGAGGTGATACCTCAACATGACAACAGCAAAGCCATCTTCTGGAAAAACGGCGAGCCGCTGAAAAAGGGCGACCGGCTGGTGCAGGCGAATCTGGCGAAAAGCCTGGAGCTTATCGCGGAAAACGGGCCCGACGCGTTCTATAAAGGGCCGATTGCCGATGAGATAGCCGCCGAGATGCAGAAAAACGGCGGGCTTATCACTAAAGAGGACCTGGCCGGTTATAAGGCAGTCGAGCGGACGCCCATCAGCGGTCAGTACCGCGGCTATGAGGTCTACTCCATGCCGCCGCCGTCCTCCGGTGGGATCCACATCGTGGAGATCCTCAATATTCTGGAAAACTTCGACATGAAGCAGTACGGCTTCGGCAGTGCGGACGCCATGCAGATCATGGCCGAGGCGGAAAAACATGCCTATGCCGATCGTTCTGAGTACCTGGGCGACCCGGATTTCGTCAAGGTGCCGTGGCAGGCGCTGACCAACAAGGCGTATGCAAAGGCGATAGCCGCGGAGATAGACCTCAACAAAGCGAAACCCTCAAACCAGATCCGTCCGGGAAAACTGGCGCCGTATGAGAGCAACCAGACCACCCATTTTTCCGTGGTGGATAAAGACGGCAATGCGGTGGCGGTCACCTACACGCTGAACACCACCTTCGGTACCGGCATCGTGGCGGGCAACAGCGGCATTCTGCTGAATAACGAGATGGACGACTTCTCGGCGAAGCCGGGGGTGCCGAACGTTTACGGACTTGTCGGCGGTGATGCTAACGCCGTGGGGCCGAAAAAGCGTCCGCTGTCGTCGATGTCGCCGACGATTGTGGTCAAGGACGGGAAAACCTGGCTGGTGACCGGCAGCCCTGGCGGCAGCCGTATCATCACCACCGTGCTGCAAATGGTGGTGAACACCATCGATTTTGGGATGAACGTAGCGGAAGCGACCAATGCGCCGCGCTTCCATCATCAGTGGCTGCCGGACGAGCTGCGCGTGGAGAAGGGCTTTAGCCCGGACACGGTAAAACTGCTCGAGCAGAAGGGGCAGAACGTGGTGGTGAAAGAGGCGATGGGCAGCACGCAAAGCATTATGGCAGGGCCGGACGGCATGCTGTACGGCGCGTCCGATCCGCGCTCGGTGGATGACTTAACGGCGGGGTATTGA
- a CDS encoding sn-glycerol-3-phosphate import ATP-binding protein UgpC has product MAGLKLQAVTKSWDGGKTQVIQPLTVDIADGEFIVMVGPSGCGKSTLLRMVAGLERVSSGDIWIDNQRVTELEPKERGIAMVFQNYALYPHMSVEENMAWGLKIRGMGKAHIAGRVQDAARILELEHLLKRRPRELSGGQRQRVAMGRAIVRDPAVFLFDEPLSNLDAKLRVQMRLELQQLHRRLNTTSLYVTHDQVEAMTLAQRVMVMNKGIAEQVGTPVEVYEKPATRFVASFIGSPAMNLLDGNISASGTHFEIDSGMALPLNGQYRSYAGRKMTLGIRPEHIALSSQADGGVPMAVETLEILGADNLAHGRWGSQKLVVRLPHQHRPQAGSTLWLHLPGNHLHLFEGETGLRL; this is encoded by the coding sequence ATGGCAGGTTTGAAATTACAGGCAGTAACCAAAAGCTGGGACGGCGGCAAAACGCAGGTGATCCAGCCGCTGACGGTGGACATCGCCGACGGCGAATTCATTGTGATGGTCGGGCCGTCCGGCTGCGGTAAATCGACGCTGCTGCGCATGGTGGCGGGTCTTGAGCGCGTCAGCAGCGGCGATATCTGGATTGATAATCAGCGCGTGACCGAGCTTGAGCCGAAAGAGCGCGGTATTGCGATGGTCTTTCAGAACTATGCGCTCTATCCCCATATGAGCGTGGAAGAAAACATGGCGTGGGGGTTAAAAATTCGCGGCATGGGCAAGGCGCATATCGCCGGGCGCGTGCAGGACGCGGCGCGGATCCTCGAACTTGAACACCTGCTTAAGCGTCGTCCGCGCGAGCTGTCCGGCGGCCAGCGCCAGCGCGTGGCGATGGGCCGCGCCATCGTACGCGACCCGGCGGTATTCCTGTTTGATGAGCCGCTGTCAAACCTCGACGCCAAGCTGCGCGTGCAGATGCGCCTTGAGCTGCAGCAGCTGCACCGTCGTCTGAACACCACCAGCCTGTACGTCACCCACGATCAGGTGGAGGCCATGACCCTCGCCCAGCGGGTGATGGTGATGAACAAGGGCATTGCCGAGCAGGTCGGCACGCCGGTGGAGGTGTATGAGAAGCCGGCCACCCGTTTTGTCGCCAGCTTCATCGGCAGTCCGGCCATGAACCTGCTTGATGGCAACATCAGCGCATCGGGCACCCATTTTGAGATCGATAGCGGAATGGCGCTGCCGCTGAACGGGCAATATCGCAGCTATGCCGGGCGCAAAATGACGCTGGGTATCCGCCCGGAGCATATTGCGCTAAGCTCGCAGGCGGACGGTGGCGTACCGATGGCGGTGGAGACGCTGGAAATTTTAGGGGCGGATAACCTGGCGCATGGCCGCTGGGGTTCACAGAAACTGGTGGTACGCTTACCGCATCAGCATCGCCCGCAGGCGGGCAGCACGCTGTGGCTGCACCTGCCGGGGAATCATCTGCACCTCTTTGAGGGTGAAACAGGACTACGACTATGA
- the livG gene encoding high-affinity branched-chain amino acid ABC transporter ATP-binding protein LivG, protein MSQPLLSVSGLMMRFGGLLAVNNVSLELRPQEIVSLIGPNGAGKTTVFNCLTGFYKPTGGTIMLRDQHLEGLPGQKIAQMGVVRTFQHVRLFREMTVIENLLVAQHQQLKTGVFSGLLKTPSFRKAQNDALDRAAAWLERIGLLGHANRQAGNLAYGDQRRLEIARCMVTQPEILMLDEPAAGLNPKETKELDELIVELRTHHNTTILLIEHDMKLVMGISDRIYVVNQGTPLANGTPEQIRNNPDVIRAYLGEA, encoded by the coding sequence ATGAGTCAGCCATTATTATCCGTGAGCGGTCTGATGATGCGCTTTGGCGGCCTGCTGGCGGTCAATAACGTGTCGCTGGAGCTGCGCCCGCAGGAGATTGTTTCCCTTATCGGGCCAAACGGCGCCGGAAAGACGACGGTTTTTAACTGCCTGACCGGTTTTTATAAGCCGACGGGCGGCACCATTATGCTGCGCGACCAGCATCTGGAAGGGCTGCCGGGGCAGAAAATCGCCCAGATGGGCGTGGTGCGTACCTTCCAGCACGTGCGCCTGTTTCGTGAAATGACGGTGATTGAAAACCTGCTGGTGGCGCAGCACCAGCAGCTGAAAACCGGGGTGTTCTCCGGCCTGCTGAAGACGCCGTCGTTTCGCAAAGCGCAGAACGACGCGCTTGACCGCGCGGCGGCCTGGCTTGAGCGTATCGGCCTGCTGGGGCACGCCAACCGCCAGGCCGGTAACCTGGCCTACGGCGATCAGCGCCGCCTGGAGATTGCCCGCTGCATGGTGACGCAGCCGGAGATCCTGATGCTCGATGAGCCTGCGGCAGGGCTTAACCCGAAAGAGACCAAAGAGCTGGACGAACTGATCGTCGAGCTGCGTACCCATCACAACACCACCATTCTGCTTATCGAGCATGATATGAAGCTGGTGATGGGCATCTCCGACCGTATTTACGTGGTGAACCAGGGGACGCCGCTGGCAAACGGCACGCCGGAACAGATCCGCAACAACCCGGACGTCATTCGCGCTTACCTGGGTGAGGCATAA
- a CDS encoding high-affinity branched-chain amino acid ABC transporter permease LivM: MKPMHFAMALLSAAMFFVLAGVFMGVQLELDGTKLVVAKAADIRWQWIFIGTAVVFFFQMLRPLFQKGLKSVSGPKFILPAIDGSTVKQKLFLIALLVIAVAWPFMVSRGAVDIATMTMIYIILGLGLNVVVGLSGLLVLGYGGFYAIGAYTFALLNHYYGLGFWTCLPLAGLVSAAAGFLLGFPVLRLRGDYLAIVTLGFGEIVRILLLNNTEVTGGPNGISQIPKPTLFGLEFSRTAREGGWDTFSNFFNVKYDPNDRVVFLYLVALLLVVATLFVINRLLRMPLGRAWEALREDEIACRSLGLSPTRIKLTAFTISAAFAGFAGTLFAARQGFVSPESFTFAESAFVLAIVVLGGMGSQFAVILAAILLVVSRELMRDLNEYSMLMLGGLMVLMMIWRPQGLLPMTRVQLKLKNGQTKGEQA, from the coding sequence ATGAAACCGATGCATTTTGCAATGGCGCTGCTCTCTGCCGCCATGTTCTTCGTGCTGGCGGGCGTCTTTATGGGCGTTCAGCTTGAGCTGGACGGCACCAAACTGGTGGTGGCGAAGGCGGCGGATATCCGCTGGCAGTGGATCTTTATCGGCACCGCCGTGGTCTTTTTCTTCCAGATGCTGCGCCCGTTGTTTCAGAAGGGCCTGAAAAGCGTGTCCGGGCCGAAGTTTATTCTGCCGGCGATCGACGGTTCTACCGTTAAGCAGAAGCTGTTCCTGATTGCCCTGCTGGTGATTGCCGTGGCGTGGCCGTTTATGGTGTCGCGCGGGGCGGTGGATATCGCCACCATGACCATGATCTACATCATTCTCGGTCTTGGCCTGAACGTCGTGGTTGGCCTTTCCGGCCTGCTGGTGCTGGGCTACGGCGGCTTTTACGCCATCGGCGCGTACACCTTTGCGCTGCTGAACCACTACTACGGTCTCGGCTTCTGGACCTGCCTGCCGCTGGCCGGGCTGGTCTCTGCGGCGGCGGGTTTTCTGCTGGGCTTCCCGGTGCTGCGCCTGCGCGGCGACTATCTGGCGATTGTCACCCTCGGCTTTGGCGAGATTGTTCGTATCCTGCTGCTTAACAATACCGAAGTGACCGGCGGCCCGAACGGCATCAGCCAGATCCCGAAACCGACGCTGTTCGGCCTGGAGTTCAGCCGTACCGCCCGCGAAGGCGGCTGGGACACCTTCAGCAACTTCTTTAACGTCAAGTACGATCCGAACGACCGCGTGGTGTTCCTCTACCTGGTGGCGCTGCTGCTGGTCGTGGCGACCCTGTTCGTGATTAACCGCCTGCTGCGCATGCCGCTGGGACGCGCGTGGGAAGCGCTGCGTGAAGATGAGATTGCCTGCCGCTCGCTGGGTCTGAGCCCGACGCGCATCAAGCTGACCGCCTTTACCATCAGCGCGGCGTTCGCCGGGTTCGCCGGTACGCTGTTTGCGGCGCGCCAGGGCTTCGTCAGCCCGGAGTCGTTCACCTTCGCCGAATCGGCGTTCGTGCTGGCGATTGTGGTGCTGGGCGGTATGGGCTCGCAGTTTGCGGTGATCCTCGCGGCGATTCTGCTGGTGGTATCGCGCGAGCTGATGCGCGATCTGAACGAGTACAGCATGCTAATGCTGGGTGGTTTGATGGTGCTGATGATGATCTGGCGTCCGCAAGGCTTGCTGCCGATGACCCGTGTGCAACTGAAGCTTAAAAACGGGCAGACCAAAGGAGAGCAGGCATGA
- the ugpQ gene encoding glycerophosphodiester phosphodiesterase yields the protein MSNWPYPRIVAHRGGGKRAPENTLAAIDVGAHYGHTMIEFDAKLSKDGQIFLLHDDSLERTSNGWGIAGELVWDDLLKVDAGSWYSGEFKGEPLPLLSQVAGRCREHGMMANIEIKPTTGTGPLTGKMIALAARELWQGMTAPLLSSFEIDALEAAQQAVPELPRGLLLDEWRDDWRELTARLGCVSIHLNHALLDEARVRLLKDAGLHILVYTVNAPQRAAELLRWGVDCICTDAIDVIGPDFQA from the coding sequence ATGAGCAACTGGCCTTATCCCCGTATCGTCGCCCATCGCGGCGGCGGCAAACGCGCGCCGGAAAATACCCTGGCGGCGATCGACGTGGGGGCGCATTACGGCCACACGATGATTGAGTTTGACGCCAAGCTGTCGAAGGACGGGCAGATTTTCCTGCTGCATGACGACAGCCTTGAGCGCACCAGCAACGGCTGGGGCATTGCCGGGGAGCTGGTGTGGGACGATTTGCTGAAGGTCGACGCCGGAAGCTGGTACAGCGGCGAGTTCAAAGGCGAACCGCTGCCGCTGCTTTCGCAGGTGGCCGGGCGCTGCCGCGAGCACGGCATGATGGCTAATATCGAAATCAAACCTACCACCGGCACAGGGCCGCTGACCGGCAAAATGATTGCGCTGGCTGCCCGTGAGCTGTGGCAGGGGATGACGGCGCCGCTGCTGTCGTCATTTGAAATCGACGCCCTTGAGGCGGCGCAGCAGGCTGTACCGGAGCTGCCGCGCGGTCTGCTGCTGGACGAATGGCGGGATGACTGGCGCGAACTCACCGCGCGGCTGGGCTGCGTGTCGATTCACCTGAACCACGCGCTGCTCGATGAGGCCCGGGTGCGTCTGCTGAAGGACGCGGGTCTGCATATTCTCGTCTATACCGTCAACGCGCCCCAGCGGGCGGCAGAGCTGCTGCGCTGGGGAGTCGACTGCATTTGTACTGATGCGATTGACGTCATCGGCCCGGATTTCCAGGCCTGA
- a CDS encoding DUF2756 family protein — MKRLLLLAALLPFTVLAQPLNVTNNPNQPGYIIPSQQRMQNQMQSQQIQQQGMLNQQVQNQSQMQQQRLQSQLNNNQQRVIDLQPGQQMLPNSNGGMLNGGGSSGQQHMLPQN; from the coding sequence ATGAAACGACTTTTACTGCTTGCGGCGTTACTGCCGTTTACCGTCCTCGCGCAGCCGCTGAACGTGACCAACAATCCGAATCAGCCGGGATATATCATCCCCAGCCAGCAGCGGATGCAAAATCAGATGCAAAGTCAGCAGATTCAACAACAAGGGATGCTGAATCAGCAGGTGCAAAACCAGTCGCAGATGCAGCAGCAGCGTCTGCAGTCGCAGCTGAACAACAATCAGCAGCGGGTGATTGACCTGCAGCCGGGCCAGCAGATGTTGCCTAACAGCAACGGCGGAATGCTCAACGGCGGCGGCTCCAGCGGCCAGCAGCACATGCTGCCGCAAAATTAG
- the ugpE gene encoding sn-glycerol-3-phosphate ABC transporter permease UgpE: MIENRRGLTWFSHTMLILGIAVILFPLYVAFVAATLDNKAVFETPMTLMPGGHLLENMTTIWLQGVGVNSAPFWLMLLNSFIMAFTITVGKIAVSMLSAFAIVWFRFPLRNLFFWMIFITLMLPVEVRIFPTVEVIANLRLLDSYTGLTLPLMASATATFLFRQFFMTLPDELMEAARIDGASPMRFFRDIVLPLSKTNLAALFVITFIYGWNQYLWPLLIVTNVDLGTAVAGIKGMIATGEGTTQWNQVMAAMLLTLIPPVMIVLAMQRAFVRGLVDSEK, encoded by the coding sequence ATGATTGAGAATCGTCGCGGGCTGACCTGGTTTAGCCACACTATGTTGATTCTGGGGATTGCGGTGATCCTGTTTCCGCTGTACGTCGCCTTTGTGGCGGCGACCCTGGATAACAAAGCCGTCTTCGAAACGCCGATGACGCTCATGCCAGGCGGGCATCTGCTGGAAAACATGACAACCATCTGGCTGCAGGGCGTGGGCGTGAACAGCGCGCCGTTCTGGCTGATGTTGCTCAACAGCTTCATCATGGCTTTTACCATCACGGTGGGCAAAATCGCCGTGTCGATGCTGTCGGCGTTCGCCATCGTCTGGTTTCGTTTTCCGCTGCGCAACCTGTTCTTCTGGATGATTTTTATCACCCTGATGCTGCCGGTCGAGGTGCGTATTTTCCCGACGGTGGAGGTCATCGCTAACCTGAGGCTGCTCGACAGCTATACCGGGTTGACGCTGCCGCTGATGGCCTCCGCCACGGCGACCTTCCTGTTCCGGCAGTTCTTTATGACCCTGCCGGATGAACTGATGGAGGCGGCGCGTATCGACGGCGCATCGCCGATGCGTTTTTTTCGCGATATCGTGCTGCCGCTGTCGAAAACCAACCTGGCGGCGCTGTTTGTTATCACCTTTATCTACGGCTGGAACCAGTATCTGTGGCCGCTGCTTATCGTGACCAATGTCGATTTAGGCACGGCGGTGGCGGGCATCAAAGGCATGATTGCCACTGGCGAAGGCACCACCCAATGGAACCAGGTGATGGCGGCGATGTTGCTCACGCTCATCCCGCCGGTCATGATTGTTTTAGCCATGCAGCGCGCGTTCGTGCGTGGTTTAGTGGACAGTGAGAAATAA
- the ugpB gene encoding sn-glycerol-3-phosphate ABC transporter substrate-binding protein UgpB, translated as MTSLRHTALAVTLGLAFASQAMAATTIPFWHSMEGELGKEVDSLAQRFNETHPDYKIVPVYKGNYEQSLAAGIAAFRTGNAPALLQVYEVGTATMMASKAIKPVYEVFNDAGIKFDESRFVPTVAGYYTDSKTGHLLSQPFNSSTPVLYYNKDAFKKAGLDPEQPPKTWQDLASYTAKLKAAGMKCGYASGWQGWIQLENFSAWHGLPFATKNNGFDGTDAVLEFNKPEQVKHIAMLADLNKKGDFSYFGRKDESTEKFYNGDCAITTASSGSLADIRQYAKFNYGVGMMPYDAEVKGAPQNAIIGGASLWVMQGKDKDTYKGVAEFLDFLAKPEIAAEWHQKTGYLPITTAAYDLTRKQGFYDKNPGADIATRQMLNKPPLPFTKGLRLGNMPQIRTIVDEELESVWTGKKTPQQALDAAVERGNQLLRRFEQSTKS; from the coding sequence ATGACATCGTTACGACATACAGCTTTGGCAGTGACGCTGGGTCTGGCCTTCGCCAGTCAGGCAATGGCTGCCACGACAATACCGTTCTGGCATTCCATGGAAGGCGAGCTGGGTAAAGAGGTTGACTCCCTGGCGCAACGTTTCAATGAAACCCATCCGGATTACAAAATCGTCCCGGTCTACAAAGGCAACTACGAGCAGAGCCTGGCCGCCGGGATTGCCGCTTTCCGTACCGGCAACGCGCCTGCCCTGCTGCAGGTGTATGAAGTCGGCACGGCAACCATGATGGCCTCGAAGGCGATTAAACCGGTATACGAAGTCTTTAACGATGCCGGCATCAAGTTTGACGAGTCCCGGTTTGTGCCGACGGTTGCCGGGTACTACACCGACTCGAAGACCGGCCATCTGCTGTCTCAGCCGTTCAACAGCTCCACGCCGGTGCTGTACTACAACAAAGACGCCTTCAAAAAGGCGGGTCTTGACCCTGAGCAGCCGCCGAAAACCTGGCAGGATCTGGCTTCTTATACCGCGAAGCTGAAAGCCGCGGGCATGAAGTGCGGCTACGCCAGCGGCTGGCAGGGCTGGATCCAACTGGAAAACTTTAGCGCCTGGCACGGCCTGCCGTTCGCGACCAAAAACAACGGTTTCGACGGCACCGACGCGGTACTGGAGTTCAACAAGCCGGAGCAGGTGAAGCACATCGCGATGCTTGCCGATCTGAACAAGAAGGGCGATTTCAGCTACTTCGGGCGTAAAGACGAATCCACCGAGAAGTTCTACAACGGCGATTGCGCCATTACCACGGCCTCTTCCGGCTCGCTGGCGGATATCCGTCAGTACGCGAAGTTCAACTATGGCGTGGGGATGATGCCTTACGACGCCGAGGTGAAAGGCGCGCCGCAGAACGCCATCATCGGCGGGGCGAGCCTGTGGGTGATGCAGGGCAAGGATAAAGACACCTATAAAGGCGTCGCCGAGTTCCTCGACTTCCTGGCTAAACCGGAAATCGCGGCCGAATGGCACCAGAAGACCGGCTATCTGCCGATCACTACCGCCGCCTATGACCTGACCCGTAAGCAGGGCTTCTATGATAAGAATCCGGGCGCCGATATTGCGACGCGTCAGATGCTGAACAAGCCGCCGTTGCCGTTCACCAAAGGCCTGCGTCTGGGCAATATGCCGCAGATTCGCACCATTGTGGACGAGGAGCTGGAAAGCGTTTGGACCGGCAAGAAAACTCCGCAGCAGGCGCTGGACGCGGCCGTCGAGCGTGGTAACCAGCTGCTGCGTCGCTTTGAGCAGTCCACTAAATCGTAA